One part of the Deltaproteobacteria bacterium genome encodes these proteins:
- the pssA gene encoding CDP-diacylglycerol--serine O-phosphatidyltransferase: MRIKNRRNKNRKERRRGVYVLPNLVTTASLFCGFYAVISAIQGNFYQAALSVLIAAVLDGLDGRIARITRTTSAFGVQYDSLCDLIAFGMAPGVLVFLWALKPFNRFGWMAAFLYVVCGALRLARFNVQVGQVGNNYFVGLPIPAAASIVAATILFIYQVGGTGSTGYLVVLIMIYVLSFLMVSNIPYPSFKGLKLAERRSFNFLVAAVLIFVLVALEPFVMLAVGLLGYVLSGPVLALYKLKRKPTTEPVERTV; the protein is encoded by the coding sequence ATGAGGATAAAAAATCGGAGGAATAAAAACAGGAAGGAACGGAGAAGGGGCGTCTATGTGCTCCCCAATCTGGTGACCACGGCCAGTCTTTTTTGCGGTTTTTATGCTGTAATCAGTGCGATTCAGGGAAATTTTTACCAGGCCGCCCTTTCCGTGTTGATTGCGGCTGTCCTGGATGGTCTGGATGGACGTATTGCCCGTATTACCAGGACGACCAGCGCCTTTGGTGTTCAGTATGATTCCTTATGCGATTTGATTGCTTTCGGAATGGCCCCGGGGGTCCTGGTTTTTCTTTGGGCTTTGAAACCCTTCAACCGATTCGGCTGGATGGCCGCCTTTCTCTATGTGGTTTGCGGGGCTTTGCGGTTGGCCCGTTTCAATGTTCAAGTGGGGCAGGTGGGAAACAATTATTTTGTCGGCCTGCCGATTCCGGCCGCAGCCAGTATCGTGGCCGCAACGATATTGTTCATTTATCAGGTAGGCGGAACAGGATCAACAGGTTACCTGGTGGTGTTGATCATGATCTATGTCTTATCATTTTTGATGGTCAGCAATATTCCGTATCCCAGCTTTAAAGGCCTGAAATTAGCGGAAAGACGCTCTTTCAACTTCCTGGTGGCGGCGGTGCTGATTTTTGTTCTGGTGGCCTTGGAACCCTTCGTCATGCTGGCCGTGGGGCTCCTGGGATATGTGCTGTCCGGTCCTGTCCTGGCTTTGTATAAGTTGAAGAGGAAACCGACGACCGAACCCGTAGAGCGGACGGTCTGA
- a CDS encoding 2-isopropylmalate synthase yields the protein MAERIIIFDTTLRDGEQSPGASMNKAEKLRLARQLEKLKVDVIEAGFPVASQGDFEAVALIAKEVRGLTVTALSRTAKGDIDRAWEAVKEAADPRLHIFIATSDLHLKYKLRKTRREVLEIVQKAIAYARRYTTNIEFSTEDGSRTDPSYLVQVVQTAVKAGATTINFPDTVGYALPEEFGQRVHLLREKVAADDRVVWSVHCHNDLGLAVANTLSAIQNGARQAEVTINGIGERAGNTSLEELVMALHTRKDRMPYFTNIEKRQIYPASRLVSRITGLLVPANKAVVGANAFAHESGIHQDGVLKKRATYEIMTPKDVGLDQNVLVLGKHSGRHAFQERLKELGYVLSPEDLQKVFERFKDLADKKKEVVNEDIEALIADEILMIPDTYKLVYLSVISGNMAVPTATVKIEVNGEIIQKAGFGVGPIDATFNTINKIIRTCTKACKLLSFSINAITGGTDAQGQVNVRVEQDGKVGLGKGSDPDIITASAKAYLNALNRLEYLKKNPIKKLS from the coding sequence ATGGCTGAACGCATTATTATTTTTGATACAACCTTAAGAGACGGGGAGCAATCCCCGGGGGCCAGCATGAACAAGGCCGAAAAACTGCGTCTGGCCCGGCAATTGGAAAAATTAAAGGTCGATGTGATCGAAGCCGGATTTCCGGTGGCCTCACAAGGCGATTTCGAGGCCGTGGCCTTGATTGCCAAAGAGGTCCGGGGATTGACGGTTACCGCCCTTTCCAGGACAGCCAAAGGGGATATCGATCGGGCCTGGGAGGCCGTAAAAGAGGCGGCTGATCCCCGTTTGCATATTTTTATAGCGACCTCCGACCTGCACTTAAAATACAAATTGCGCAAGACCCGGAGAGAGGTGTTGGAGATCGTTCAAAAGGCGATTGCCTATGCCCGGCGCTATACCACCAATATCGAGTTTTCCACCGAAGACGGTTCCCGGACCGATCCTTCTTATCTGGTCCAGGTCGTCCAAACGGCCGTCAAGGCCGGGGCCACCACCATCAATTTTCCCGATACGGTGGGATACGCCCTGCCGGAAGAATTCGGGCAAAGGGTTCACCTTTTGCGGGAAAAGGTGGCGGCTGATGATCGGGTGGTCTGGAGCGTTCATTGCCATAATGACCTGGGGCTGGCCGTAGCCAATACCCTGTCCGCCATTCAGAACGGGGCCCGGCAGGCGGAGGTGACTATCAACGGTATCGGGGAACGGGCCGGGAACACCTCTCTGGAAGAACTGGTAATGGCCCTGCATACCCGAAAAGATCGAATGCCCTATTTTACCAATATTGAAAAACGGCAGATCTATCCCGCCAGTCGCTTAGTGAGCCGCATAACCGGCCTATTGGTCCCGGCCAATAAGGCCGTAGTGGGGGCCAATGCCTTTGCCCATGAATCTGGGATCCATCAGGATGGGGTTCTTAAAAAGAGGGCGACCTATGAGATCATGACCCCCAAGGATGTCGGACTGGACCAAAATGTATTGGTTTTAGGAAAACATTCCGGTCGCCATGCCTTTCAGGAGCGCCTGAAGGAATTGGGCTATGTTTTGAGTCCGGAAGATTTACAAAAAGTCTTTGAGAGGTTCAAAGACCTGGCCGACAAGAAAAAGGAAGTGGTCAATGAAGATATCGAGGCCTTGATCGCTGATGAGATCCTGATGATTCCCGATACCTATAAACTGGTCTATTTAAGTGTGATCAGCGGAAATATGGCGGTCCCGACGGCCACTGTTAAGATTGAGGTCAATGGAGAAATTATCCAGAAGGCCGGTTTTGGAGTGGGTCCGATTGATGCCACTTTTAATACCATCAATAAAATTATTCGAACCTGTACCAAGGCCTGTAAGCTTTTAAGTTTTTCGATCAATGCCATTACCGGTGGTACGGACGCCCAGGGGCAGGTTAATGTCCGTGTCGAACAGGACGGCAAGGTGGGCCTGGGCAAGGGATCGGATCCGGATATTATAACGGCCAGTGCCAAGGCCTATTTAAATGCCCTGAATCGATTGGAATATTTAAAAAAGAATCCGATTAAAAAACTATCGTAA